A region of the Leptospira levettii genome:
GATTCGATTCCTCTCAGAATCATGCGAGTGTGTGGTTCTATTCCTGCTACAGTTTCGATTTTCCTTCTCTGCCTCCACCCCCTCCACCACCGGAGCCAGAACTACTCTTTTGTTTTTTGGGAATGGTTTCATATTCAATTTCATGGTGTTTGCAATGGGCACAATTTCGTCGGACTTCCACTTTCCCCGAACTACTGTAAGTTGCTTCTGATAAGACACGGCTGGATTTACAAACGAAGGTTTCAAATTTACATTCTGGACAAACTTTGATTTTAGGAAACGAAGTGCCTTTGTAAATGTATTCTGGATCGATGTTACGAAATTTTAAGATGGAGTGATTGTGACAAGATTGGCAAATCCAAACATCATAGTCAACAGAGTTGACAACTTCTTCCGAGATTTGGCCATCCGACAAATGTTTGTTATCTGCTTCTTCTGAAAGTTTAGTCATGATGGATCCACATTTTTCACATTTTCTCGGAATATTTCGAATCGCTTGTAATCGCATGTTTAACTTTTTCATTCGATGGTCGCCAAGGAAGAGAAAGTAAACAATGATACTCGCGATGATGAGAAAGATAGAAACAGGAAAGAGAGCCTCTCCAAGATAAAGGGATAGGGTTGTGATGACTAAAATCAGTGGGCTAATGACAATTCCATAGTAGAGGATAAAATCTGTTTTGTGAACGATGTGGTATTTGGCAGTGGGAGATGGCAAAATCCAAACGATGAGTCGTTGTAATAGATTTAAAAAAATGAAAAGACCCAAATACCCAAGAACAAAAGTTGATTTAAAATGAAAGGATTCTTCTTTTTCAATTCTTTCTGTTTCTTCATATTTTTCATTTAAAAGTCTCGATTCTTCATCAGTGAGAAAGAAATTAGAAGTTGTATTGTATGTGTCTATCGTCTGTTCTAATATTTGTTTTTCTTCTAAGGTGAGGTCGGTAAATTTTTTTCCTTGGTAATCATATAAATTTGTGCGTGTTACTGCACTGTTATCAACGTTCTCGGTTGGATCAGAACTTCCATCAGAAGGAATGGTGCTTTCCTCTTGTTGAGAGATTAAATTTTCAACAGCGATTTCTGAGTGTTTGAGCTTTTGGATCAATGCTGCAACAGTCTCGACATGACCTTTTTGGAAGTTGTCTTCTTTAAAAGAAGGAATTGTATAAGTATCAATGATCCTTTTGACAGTCGCATCAGGGAGGTCACCTTCAAGTCCATATCCAATTTCAATTTCGACTCTCCTTTGGTCGATGACGTGTAAAATCAAAATTCCATTGTCTTTCCCTTTTTTCCCAATTTTCCAATGGTTGAAGAGTGCCACTGCAAAATCTTTTGGCACATAACTACCGATTGTTGGTAGTGTTACGACTGCAATTTCCAGCCCAGATGAACTTTCCTCTGCGTTGATCATACTGTCGATGGTAGAAGTATCTGTTAGGACTCTGGCACTATCTTCGATCCAACTATTTCGCAATTCTTTAGGGTTCGGAACTTTGGCGACAAGTGCATCAATGGATTCTTCATTGGTATCTGAGCACTGGACTGTTAGTATGAGAAACAGTGAGACCACAACCAAGGAGACCTTGTTCAGAAAGTTTTGTGAGTGTCTAATCCTAGTCGGATTGGTTTTGGAAAGGAATGGATAGTTGGTATCTGTTGAAGTCAAAAGAATCACGATCTGGAAAAACTAATTGAGATTCGTAGGTTTGTCAAGTATGAGTTAAAGGAGAAAGATGAGAAGTATTTTGAAAATGCTTCTATTGAGAAAAGACATTAGAATAAAAGCATGTGTCCACTTCCCTCACAAAGGAGAGCTACAAGGAGCATTACAAGTATAGGAAAAGC
Encoded here:
- a CDS encoding TPM domain-containing protein — its product is MEDSARVLTDTSTIDSMINAEESSSGLEIAVVTLPTIGSYVPKDFAVALFNHWKIGKKGKDNGILILHVIDQRRVEIEIGYGLEGDLPDATVKRIIDTYTIPSFKEDNFQKGHVETVAALIQKLKHSEIAVENLISQQEESTIPSDGSSDPTENVDNSAVTRTNLYDYQGKKFTDLTLEEKQILEQTIDTYNTTSNFFLTDEESRLLNEKYEETERIEKEESFHFKSTFVLGYLGLFIFLNLLQRLIVWILPSPTAKYHIVHKTDFILYYGIVISPLILVITTLSLYLGEALFPVSIFLIIASIIVYFLFLGDHRMKKLNMRLQAIRNIPRKCEKCGSIMTKLSEEADNKHLSDGQISEEVVNSVDYDVWICQSCHNHSILKFRNIDPEYIYKGTSFPKIKVCPECKFETFVCKSSRVLSEATYSSSGKVEVRRNCAHCKHHEIEYETIPKKQKSSSGSGGGGGGGREGKSKL